From Caminibacter mediatlanticus TB-2, the proteins below share one genomic window:
- a CDS encoding restriction endonuclease subunit S: MENLIKEIKNCKIEWRKLGEVAELKRGRVISKQYLEDRKGKYPVYSSQTEKNGEIGKIDTYDFDGEFVNWTTDGANAGTIFYRKGKFSITNVSGLIILKNYKLLTYKFLYYWLSIEAKRHVYKGMGNPKLMSNQMAKITIPIPPIDIQKKIVKILDRFTELTTELTTELTLRKKQYYYYLNKLLTFKDDEVEWRKISEIFNLKNGYTPSKSKKEYWTNGTIPWFKMEDIRINGNILDSSIQKVHISGIKGKLFPANSIIMATTATIGEHALIKVEHLTNQQFTNFSLKDEFKNKLDIKFVYYYFFIIDEQAKQSVNKSSFPSVQMNELKKWNFPIPPLEKQKEIVAILDKFHTLTNSLTEGLPREINLRQKQYEYYRNLLLDFEKDE; this comes from the coding sequence ATGGAAAATTTAATTAAAGAGATAAAAAATTGTAAGATTGAGTGGAGGAAGTTAGGGGAGGTTGCGGAGTTAAAAAGAGGTAGAGTTATTTCTAAACAATATTTAGAGGATAGAAAAGGAAAATACCCAGTATATAGTTCTCAAACTGAAAAAAATGGAGAAATAGGTAAAATTGATACATATGATTTCGATGGTGAATTTGTAAATTGGACTACTGATGGAGCAAATGCAGGGACTATATTTTATAGAAAAGGTAAATTTTCTATTACAAATGTCAGTGGATTAATTATCTTAAAAAATTATAAGTTATTAACTTATAAATTTTTGTATTATTGGCTTTCAATAGAAGCAAAAAGGCATGTATATAAAGGGATGGGCAATCCTAAATTAATGAGTAATCAAATGGCTAAAATTACAATTCCTATCCCACCTATTGACATTCAAAAAAAAATAGTTAAAATCCTTGATAGATTTACAGAGCTAACCACAGAGCTAACCACAGAGCTAACCCTCAGGAAAAAGCAATACTATTACTACCTAAATAAACTCTTAACTTTTAAAGATGATGAAGTGGAGTGGAGGAAAATATCAGAAATATTTAATCTTAAAAACGGATATACGCCAAGTAAATCAAAAAAAGAATATTGGACAAATGGGACAATTCCGTGGTTTAAAATGGAAGATATAAGAATTAACGGCAATATTTTAGATAGTTCAATTCAAAAAGTGCATATTAGTGGAATAAAAGGAAAATTGTTTCCAGCAAATTCAATAATAATGGCTACTACGGCAACAATAGGAGAGCATGCATTAATTAAAGTAGAACATTTAACAAACCAACAATTTACAAATTTTTCGTTAAAAGATGAATTTAAAAATAAATTAGATATAAAGTTTGTATATTATTATTTTTTTATTATTGATGAGCAAGCAAAACAAAGTGTAAATAAGTCAAGTTTTCCAAGTGTGCAAATGAATGAATTAAAAAAATGGAATTTCCCCATCCCCCCACTCGAAAAACAAAAAGAGATTGTTGCAATTCTTGATAAATTCCATACACTTACAAACTCACTAACTGAGGGTTTGCCTCGTGAGATAAACTTGCGACAAAAGCAGTATGAATATTATCGTAATTTATTACTTGATTTTGAAAAGGATGAATAA
- a CDS encoding AAA family ATPase: protein MGKTLSEIVEKLANSHKKVQLIYGFNGTGKTRLSREFKKYISKENKKINIIYYNAFTEDLFYWDNDLENNQEFKIKIHSNNFTNWIFKEQGKENEVVKHFQYYTNNKLTPNFNNDYNEITFSLDRGDEREKEYIKISKGEESVLIWSIFYSLIELIIDVLDVAEPSDRETDEFDYLEYIFIDDPVTSLDENHLIELAVNLATLIRSSESEKLKFIITTHNPLFYNVLCNELKKAKKYLMLKNEDETYELKEYNKDAPFSYHVFLLNELKKAIETDNIKKYHFNFLRNIFEKTSTFLGYDNWKELLSKFEGDAEAYWNRIINLSSHSKHSGDEISELKDLEKKVLKNLFNQTIEKYHFNIKE from the coding sequence ATGGGGAAAACATTAAGTGAAATAGTAGAAAAATTAGCAAATTCTCATAAAAAGGTTCAATTAATATATGGTTTTAATGGAACTGGTAAAACAAGATTATCAAGAGAATTTAAAAAATATATTAGTAAAGAGAACAAAAAGATAAATATTATATATTATAATGCCTTTACAGAAGATTTATTTTACTGGGATAATGATTTAGAAAATAATCAAGAATTTAAAATAAAAATACATTCAAATAATTTCACAAATTGGATTTTTAAAGAACAAGGCAAAGAAAATGAAGTTGTTAAGCATTTTCAATATTATACTAATAATAAATTGACACCAAATTTTAATAATGATTATAATGAAATAACTTTCTCTTTAGATAGAGGGGATGAAAGAGAAAAAGAATATATTAAAATATCCAAAGGTGAAGAAAGTGTTTTGATATGGAGTATTTTTTATAGTTTAATTGAGCTAATTATAGATGTCTTAGATGTAGCTGAGCCTTCAGATAGAGAGACAGATGAATTCGATTACTTAGAATATATTTTTATTGATGATCCTGTTACATCTTTGGATGAAAATCATTTAATAGAATTAGCAGTTAATTTGGCTACACTTATAAGGTCAAGTGAATCAGAAAAATTAAAATTTATAATTACAACTCATAATCCTTTATTTTATAATGTTTTATGTAATGAATTAAAGAAAGCTAAAAAATATTTAATGTTAAAAAATGAAGATGAAACATATGAATTGAAAGAATATAATAAAGATGCACCTTTTTCTTATCATGTTTTTTTGCTAAATGAATTAAAAAAAGCAATAGAAACAGATAATATAAAAAAATATCATTTTAATTTTCTAAGAAACATTTTTGAAAAGACTTCTACATTCTTAGGGTATGATAATTGGAAAGAACTACTTTCAAAGTTTGAAGGAGATGCGGAAGCATATTGGAATAGAATAATAAATTTATCGAGTCACTCTAAACATTCAGGGGATGAAATAAGTGAATTGAAAGATTTAGAAAAAAAAGTATTAAAAAATTTATTTAATCAAACTATTGAAAAATATCATTTTAATATTAAGGAATGA